The proteins below are encoded in one region of Belonocnema kinseyi isolate 2016_QV_RU_SX_M_011 chromosome 1, B_treatae_v1, whole genome shotgun sequence:
- the LOC117180284 gene encoding uncharacterized protein LOC117180284, with the protein MAIFNNNTLKIIFWNAQGILKKRDELATYLHTNKITICLLSETLLRESLNINLVRGYKLYQNNTNRGTAILIQENIDHHELIIPELKILEATAIQIKTHGKPYAIISLYQTPSREFTKNYYRKIVKLAPSVIAAGGLNAKHLAWNIRTTNKMGKQLFEFINDKHLAVSAPDSYTFLHKPDHIDLAITKNNLYNHEILTIDKLHSAHRPILLSLHTNYEKAPVSPRYKFAKANWQTFNSTLETEINFKPALANSTYIDEAITNLTSSIKTAIHASVPLYTVNKYAPPLSPEIEDLIATRNKLCQTHRKNKSCILKNTINHLRKTIANKVQEHRCKNWNTEVGKLQIKDNSIYRMTKALTKPRTNISPLKKPEQTFTLSPTDKANLLAANYESSFAPHAEPSDPQHITECEKIFRCGEKRSDLGQSPIGMVEQLVASCGARLCLREGKGNRVNLEALNAQRETQRRASWLPRELAPRLDATRILCMKKLAASFASLA; encoded by the exons ATGGCCATCTTTAATAACAACaccctaaaaatcattttttggaatgCTCAGGGTATCCTTAAAAAAAGAGACGAACTAGCCACTTACCTTCACACAAATAAAATCACAATTTGCTTGCTCAGTGAAACTTTACTTCGCGAATCCTTAAACATCAATCTGGTGCGTGGCTACAAATTATACCAGAATAACACTAATAGAGGTACCGCGATCCTAATCCAAGAAAACATCGACCACCATGAACTAATAATTCCTGAACTCAAAATCCTAGAAGCCACggcaatacaaataaaaactcACGGGAAACCATATGCCATCATCTCTCTCTACCAGACTCCCTCtcgtgaatttacaaaaaattactacagaaaaatagttaaactagCCCCCTCGGTAATCGCTGCAGGGGGCCTGAATGCTAAGCACTTAGCTTGGAATATCAGAACGACAAACAAAATgggaaaacaattatttgaattcataaacgACAAACACCTGGCTGTCTCTGCACCAGACTCGTATACATTTTTACATAAACCTGATCATATTGACCttgcaattaccaaaaataatttgtacAACCATGAAATTCTTACCATTGATAAATTACACTCAGCTCATCGACCAATTCTCTTGAGCCTTCACACTAACTATGAAAAGGCCCCAGTTTCACCTCGCTATAAGTTCGCAAAAGCAAACTGGCAAACATTCAATTCCACTCTAGAAActgaaattaactttaaacccgCGCTAGCAAACTCTACATACATTGATGAAGCCATAACTAATTTAACTTCAAGCATAAAAACTGCAATTCACGCTTCAGTCCCTCTGTATACCGTAAACAAATACGCTCCACCTCTCAGccccgagattgaagaccttatcgCTACTCGTAATAAACTCTGCCAAACGCATCGAAAAAATAAAAGCTGCATTCTCAAAAACACAATTAATCACCTGCGTAAAACAATAGCAAATAAAGTTCAGGAGCACAGATGTAAAAATTGGAATAcagaagtcggtaaacttcaaattaaagataactctatatatcgtaTGACCAAAGCCCTAACGAAGCCGCGCACCAATATTTCCCCTCTTAAAAAGCCGGAACAAACATTTACACTTTCTCCAACCGACAAAGCCAATCTCTTAGCTGCAAATTACGAAAGTAGCTTCGCTCCACACGCCGAGCCATCTGACCCGCAACACATTACCgaatgtgaaaaaata TTTCGTTGTGGGGAGAAGAGAAGTGATCTCGGGCAGTCTCCTATCGGAATGGTTGAGCAACTTGTGGCCAGctgtggtgctcgactctgcttACGCGAAGGAAAGGGAAACAGGGTGAACCTCGAAGCCTTGAATGCGCAACGCGAAACTCAAAGGCGCGCTTCTTGGTTGCCGAGAGAACTCGCACCGAGACTGGACGCTACTCGAATCCTCTGCATGAAGAAGCTCGCCGCGAGCTTCGCGAGCCTTGCCTAG